The following are from one region of the Eubacterium sp. MSJ-33 genome:
- the smpB gene encoding SsrA-binding protein SmpB translates to MAKQRGTKLIANNKKAYHDYFIEDTYEAGIALVGTEVKSLRMGKCSIKEAFVGLDGDEVYVYRMNISPYEKGNIFNKDPLRTRKLLLHRYEINKLIGQQKMKGYTLVPLKVYFKDSLVKVEIGLARGKKLYDKREDIAKKDMKREVERDFKVRNLG, encoded by the coding sequence GTGGCGAAACAACGAGGGACGAAGCTGATAGCCAATAACAAAAAAGCATATCATGATTACTTTATAGAGGACACATATGAGGCTGGGATTGCTTTAGTTGGTACGGAAGTGAAATCTCTTCGTATGGGAAAATGCAGTATCAAAGAAGCGTTTGTTGGATTGGATGGCGATGAGGTATATGTTTATCGTATGAATATTTCTCCTTATGAGAAGGGAAATATTTTCAATAAAGATCCATTACGGACAAGAAAATTGTTATTGCATCGATATGAAATCAACAAATTAATCGGACAACAGAAGATGAAGGGATATACTTTGGTGCCATTGAAGGTATATTTTAAAGACAGTTTAGTCAAAGTTGAGATTGGACTGGCACGAGGCAAGAAGTTGTACGATAAGAGAGAAGATATCGCCAAGAAAGATATGAAACGTGAAGTTGAACGTGACTTCAAGGTTCGTAATCTTGGATAA
- a CDS encoding Na/Pi cotransporter family protein translates to MNESMATVFGLLGGLALFIFGMNMMSESLQKVAGDKMKKVLGVLTRNAVCGMLAGALVTAVLQSSSATTVLVIGFVSAGLMSLKQGISVIFGANIGTTMTAQLMAFKISDYIMPIVFIGFLIAFIAKKEKIKFVGQTIFAFGLLFVGIEMMGDVMKPLATSPVFINMMEKVSHIPVLGVGVGMLMTLVVQSSSATIAVLQSFASQAGPDGASVIGLVGAIPILLGDNIGTTITALLASIGQSKDAKRCAVAHSVFNITGSFIFIWIIKPFAKFVEIISPKGNELDVISRQIANAHMSFNIINTLIWLPLLPVMVKIVMFIVRDDKKAVVSDDKTKSFLDRNVIGQPVAAMYLVSQEIRRAGRLVAEMIGNMKAIVLNNDSKALTNLEEDGKLVDQIDEDTVSYISSMFSTGSLTEEQSSTTAGLMYVLNDIARVSKRCEDITPVLRAKLEGKYKFSKDAMEELARGIDAVEVMYQTTISALDNGDSKLAKKVLDYRKELRSMEKRFNKNHLKRLRKKNCKPEFTYPFSNMLHSLERIGDSCSGMVEEVMDNVRFLELEEA, encoded by the coding sequence ATGAACGAAAGTATGGCGACTGTGTTCGGTTTGCTGGGAGGTCTGGCACTTTTTATATTCGGAATGAATATGATGAGTGAATCGCTCCAAAAGGTAGCCGGAGACAAAATGAAGAAGGTGTTGGGAGTACTTACACGAAATGCCGTGTGCGGAATGTTGGCGGGCGCACTTGTAACGGCAGTTCTGCAAAGCTCCAGTGCGACAACTGTATTGGTGATTGGTTTTGTCAGTGCCGGATTGATGTCCTTAAAGCAAGGTATCTCTGTTATATTCGGGGCAAACATCGGAACGACAATGACCGCACAGTTGATGGCGTTTAAAATTAGTGATTATATTATGCCGATTGTATTTATCGGATTTCTGATCGCATTTATCGCGAAGAAAGAGAAGATAAAGTTTGTCGGACAGACAATCTTCGCATTCGGTTTGTTGTTTGTTGGTATCGAGATGATGGGCGATGTCATGAAGCCGCTTGCAACAAGCCCGGTATTTATCAATATGATGGAGAAAGTCAGCCATATTCCGGTACTCGGTGTTGGCGTCGGTATGCTTATGACACTCGTTGTACAGAGCAGCTCCGCAACGATTGCGGTATTGCAGAGCTTCGCATCACAGGCAGGCCCGGATGGTGCGAGTGTGATCGGATTAGTTGGCGCAATTCCGATTCTGCTTGGCGATAATATCGGTACAACCATTACCGCATTATTGGCAAGTATCGGTCAGTCCAAGGATGCAAAACGCTGTGCGGTTGCACATAGTGTATTTAATATTACCGGATCCTTTATCTTTATCTGGATCATTAAACCATTTGCAAAGTTTGTGGAGATAATCTCTCCAAAGGGAAATGAACTGGATGTGATTTCAAGACAGATTGCAAATGCACATATGAGCTTTAATATCATCAATACTCTGATCTGGCTACCGCTTCTTCCGGTTATGGTGAAGATTGTTATGTTTATTGTCAGAGATGACAAGAAGGCGGTTGTAAGTGATGACAAAACAAAGAGTTTTCTTGACCGCAATGTCATTGGGCAGCCGGTTGCCGCAATGTACCTTGTCTCACAGGAGATCCGTCGCGCCGGACGTCTTGTTGCTGAAATGATCGGGAATATGAAGGCAATCGTTTTAAACAATGATAGCAAAGCACTTACAAATCTCGAAGAAGATGGAAAGCTGGTAGACCAGATTGATGAAGATACCGTCAGCTATATTTCCAGCATGTTTTCGACAGGTTCGCTTACGGAAGAACAGTCCTCCACAACAGCCGGACTTATGTATGTATTAAACGATATCGCCCGTGTCAGCAAACGGTGCGAGGATATTACACCAGTGCTCCGTGCAAAACTCGAAGGAAAATATAAGTTTTCAAAGGACGCCATGGAAGAGCTTGCCAGAGGAATTGATGCAGTGGAAGTGATGTATCAAACGACAATTTCTGCTCTCGACAATGGTGATTCGAAGCTTGCGAAAAAAGTACTTGATTATAGAAAAGAACTTCGCAGTATGGAGAAACGCTTTAATAAGAACCATTTAAAACGTCTGCGCAAGAAAAATTGCAAACCGGAATTTACCTATCCGTTTTCCAATATGCTTCACAGCTTAGAGCGTATCGGTGACAGCTGTAGCGGCATGGTGGAAGAAGTGATGGACAATGTCCGTTTCCTGGAATTGGAGGAAGCATAG
- the mscL gene encoding large conductance mechanosensitive channel protein MscL — MKKFIEEFKKFALKGNVMDLAIGVIIGAAFQNIVSALTNDFITPLIAAITGKTDENGGVKLGGQFTINGATFNYGDFISSIINFLIMALILFLLIKGVNKVMSLGHKKEEEESAPLTRKCPYCYGEIDIKATKCMHCTSDVSDSAQL, encoded by the coding sequence ATGAAGAAGTTTATTGAAGAATTTAAGAAATTTGCTTTAAAGGGCAATGTGATGGACTTAGCAATCGGTGTTATCATCGGTGCAGCATTTCAGAATATTGTATCTGCGCTGACGAATGATTTTATCACACCGCTGATTGCAGCAATTACAGGTAAGACAGATGAAAATGGCGGTGTTAAGCTCGGTGGACAATTTACCATCAATGGTGCAACCTTCAATTATGGAGATTTTATTTCCTCCATTATCAATTTCCTGATTATGGCACTCATTTTATTCCTTCTGATCAAGGGTGTGAACAAGGTGATGTCACTCGGTCATAAGAAGGAAGAGGAGGAATCAGCTCCGCTTACCAGAAAATGCCCATATTGCTACGGAGAGATCGACATCAAAGCAACGAAATGTATGCATTGTACATCCGACGTCTCTGATAGTGCACAGTTGTAA
- the eno gene encoding phosphopyruvate hydratase yields the protein MDRIKYIHAREILDSRGNPTVEVEVVTESGAAAIASVPSGASTGEYEAHELRDDERRYMGKGVEKAVTNVNTRISDRLVGIDVFSQALIDKYLTEADGTENKSRFGANAILGVSLAVARAAANSLRMPLYRYIGGINAKKMPLPMMNILNGGCHADNTVDLQEFMIAPVGADAFKHCLEMSAEIYHTLKRVLHENGLSNGVGDEGGFAPNLATSAEVLDYLVLAIKEAGYKPYEDVKIAIDAAASELYDETSGLYYFPGESRMAGREIYRNSEEMVQYYEDLIGKYPIYSIEDGLDENDMKGWKVLTFRLGDKVQLVGDDLFVTNVGRLKQGIDDGIANAILIKYNQIGTLTEAMDAIELAKKSGYNTVISHRSGETEDSFIADLAVAVNAGQIKTGAPCRSDRTSKYNQLLRIEEELGKLAIYNTISK from the coding sequence ATGGATCGGATTAAATATATACACGCAAGAGAAATACTGGATTCCCGTGGAAATCCAACGGTGGAAGTAGAAGTCGTCACAGAGAGTGGTGCGGCAGCAATCGCATCGGTGCCTTCCGGCGCTTCGACCGGAGAATATGAGGCACATGAGCTGCGCGATGATGAGCGTAGATATATGGGAAAAGGTGTGGAGAAGGCTGTGACGAATGTCAATACTCGCATCAGTGACCGGCTGGTTGGTATAGATGTATTCAGTCAGGCGTTGATTGACAAATACCTGACAGAAGCAGATGGTACGGAGAATAAATCCCGGTTTGGTGCTAACGCCATCTTAGGAGTGTCACTGGCAGTTGCCCGTGCGGCAGCAAATTCACTTCGGATGCCATTATACCGTTATATCGGAGGAATCAACGCGAAGAAAATGCCGCTTCCGATGATGAATATATTAAATGGTGGCTGTCATGCGGATAACACGGTAGATCTGCAAGAGTTTATGATTGCTCCGGTCGGTGCAGATGCTTTTAAGCATTGTCTGGAAATGAGTGCAGAGATCTATCACACATTGAAACGCGTGCTGCATGAAAACGGACTTTCAAACGGCGTAGGTGACGAAGGTGGATTTGCACCGAACCTTGCAACTTCTGCGGAGGTACTTGATTATCTGGTACTTGCAATCAAAGAGGCAGGGTATAAGCCATATGAAGATGTGAAGATTGCCATTGATGCAGCCGCAAGTGAGCTATACGATGAGACAAGCGGGCTTTATTATTTCCCTGGCGAAAGTCGTATGGCAGGCAGGGAGATTTATCGGAACTCGGAAGAGATGGTACAGTATTACGAGGATCTGATCGGAAAATATCCGATTTACTCGATTGAAGATGGACTGGATGAAAATGATATGAAAGGCTGGAAGGTGCTTACATTTCGGTTAGGTGACAAAGTGCAGCTTGTTGGAGATGATCTGTTTGTAACGAATGTAGGAAGGCTGAAGCAGGGAATTGATGATGGAATAGCAAATGCAATTTTGATCAAATACAATCAGATTGGTACGCTGACAGAGGCAATGGATGCGATTGAACTTGCAAAAAAATCCGGATATAATACGGTAATTTCACACCGTTCCGGCGAGACAGAAGATTCTTTTATTGCAGATCTGGCAGTAGCTGTGAATGCCGGACAGATTAAGACGGGCGCTCCATGCCGTTCGGATCGCACCTCGAAATATAATCAGCTTCTTCGAATAGAGGAAGAACTTGGAAAACTGGCGATATATAATACAATTTCAAAATGA
- the gpmI gene encoding 2,3-bisphosphoglycerate-independent phosphoglycerate mutase has translation MNKKPVVLMVLDGYGITDKTEGNAIYMANTPVMDKLMAECPYVRGNASGLAVGLPDGQMGNSEVGHMNIGAGRIIYQDLTSITKAIEDGDFFENEAMLEAIENCKKNNSDLHLWGLLSDGGVHSHNTHLYGILELCKKQGFDRVYVHPFLDGRDTPPASGKDYVAALVDKMQEIGVGKVASISGRYYAMDRDNNWDRVEKAYAAMVYGDGVKAVDPVQAVADSYANDKTDEFVLPTVIEADGKPVATVKANDSVIFFNFRPDRAREITRAFCADEFTGFERKGGKLPLTYVCFKDYDESIPNKIIAFKKQEIKNTLGEYLAANGLKQLRTAETEKYAHVTFFFNGGVEEPNKDEDRVLVKSPAVATYDLQPEMSAPEVSEKLNAAIRSGKYDVIIINFANPDMVGHTGVIPAAVKAVETVDQCVGTAVEAIKEVDGVLFICADHGNAEQMIDYKTKAPHTAHTTNPVPFILVNYDDSVKLREGGCLADIAPTLLEIMGLPQPAEMTGKSLIVR, from the coding sequence ATGAATAAGAAACCAGTTGTATTGATGGTACTTGATGGCTATGGCATTACAGACAAGACAGAAGGTAATGCAATTTATATGGCAAACACACCTGTGATGGATAAGCTGATGGCAGAGTGCCCATATGTAAGAGGAAACGCTTCCGGGCTTGCAGTCGGACTTCCGGACGGACAGATGGGTAACTCCGAGGTTGGACATATGAATATTGGTGCCGGAAGAATTATTTATCAGGATCTGACATCAATCACAAAGGCAATCGAGGATGGTGATTTCTTCGAGAACGAAGCAATGCTTGAGGCGATTGAAAACTGTAAGAAGAACAATTCAGACCTTCATCTGTGGGGACTTCTTTCCGATGGTGGTGTTCACAGCCACAATACACATCTGTATGGTATCTTAGAGCTTTGCAAGAAGCAGGGCTTTGATCGTGTATATGTACATCCATTCTTAGATGGTAGAGATACACCTCCGGCATCTGGTAAGGACTATGTTGCAGCACTCGTTGACAAGATGCAGGAGATCGGAGTCGGTAAGGTCGCAAGTATTTCTGGCCGTTACTATGCAATGGATCGTGATAACAACTGGGATCGTGTAGAGAAAGCTTATGCAGCTATGGTATATGGCGATGGCGTAAAGGCTGTAGATCCTGTGCAGGCAGTTGCAGATTCTTATGCAAATGATAAGACAGATGAGTTTGTTCTTCCAACCGTCATCGAAGCAGATGGAAAGCCGGTTGCAACGGTAAAGGCAAATGATTCCGTTATCTTCTTTAACTTCCGTCCAGACCGTGCACGTGAGATCACAAGAGCGTTCTGTGCAGATGAGTTTACAGGATTTGAGCGGAAAGGTGGAAAGCTTCCGCTGACATATGTATGCTTCAAGGATTACGATGAGTCTATCCCGAACAAGATTATCGCTTTCAAGAAGCAGGAAATCAAGAATACACTTGGCGAGTATCTTGCTGCAAATGGCTTGAAGCAACTTCGTACCGCTGAAACAGAGAAATATGCGCACGTTACATTCTTCTTTAATGGTGGTGTGGAAGAGCCGAACAAGGATGAGGACAGAGTACTCGTGAAGTCTCCGGCCGTTGCAACTTATGATCTGCAGCCAGAGATGAGTGCACCGGAAGTATCTGAGAAGCTCAATGCAGCCATCCGTTCCGGCAAGTATGATGTCATTATCATCAACTTTGCGAACCCGGACATGGTAGGACATACCGGTGTAATCCCTGCTGCTGTAAAGGCTGTTGAGACAGTTGACCAGTGTGTGGGAACTGCTGTAGAGGCAATCAAGGAAGTAGACGGCGTTCTCTTTATCTGTGCAGACCACGGAAATGCAGAGCAGATGATTGATTACAAGACAAAGGCACCTCATACGGCACATACAACCAACCCGGTTCCATTTATCCTTGTAAATTACGACGACAGCGTAAAGCTTCGTGAGGGTGGATGCTTAGCTGATATCGCTCCGACATTACTTGAGATCATGGGACTTCCACAGCCGGCAGAGATGACAGGTAAGTCATTGATCGTAAGATAA
- a CDS encoding GTP pyrophosphokinase, translated as MEQEKQLQLHITKNDRKIITDFANSLSDKEYQLRCMWAIQILESKLTMINLELQENLEREVVVRLTHRIKSAESIFLKLRRKGYTINLDNAKKKLNDIVGVRVTCMFRDDIYALMDCLKIQHDIKILKIKDYIKTPKSSGYQGVHMILSVPIYLSKKADWMKVELQLRTVAMDSWSVLDYQLLYKKDLADTGEIVQELKRYSDVIADMDTNMMRLRDKIKEI; from the coding sequence ATGGAACAAGAAAAGCAGTTACAATTACATATTACAAAAAATGACCGTAAGATTATTACGGATTTTGCAAATTCCTTATCCGATAAGGAATATCAGCTTCGGTGCATGTGGGCAATCCAGATCTTAGAGTCGAAGCTCACGATGATTAATCTCGAACTGCAGGAGAATCTGGAACGGGAGGTTGTTGTGCGGCTGACACACCGCATCAAAAGTGCGGAAAGCATCTTCCTGAAGCTTCGACGCAAAGGTTATACCATTAATCTGGATAACGCCAAGAAGAAATTAAACGATATCGTTGGCGTCAGGGTAACCTGTATGTTTCGGGATGATATCTATGCGCTGATGGATTGTCTGAAAATCCAGCATGATATCAAGATATTAAAGATAAAGGATTATATAAAAACGCCGAAATCTTCCGGCTATCAGGGAGTACATATGATTCTGTCTGTGCCAATCTATCTGTCAAAAAAGGCGGACTGGATGAAGGTAGAATTACAGCTTCGGACCGTTGCAATGGATTCATGGTCGGTACTTGATTATCAGCTACTCTATAAGAAGGATCTGGCTGATACCGGAGAAATCGTTCAGGAACTAAAACGATATTCCGATGTGATTGCCGATATGGATACAAATATGATGCGGTTACGGGATAAGATCAAAGAGATTTAA
- a CDS encoding uracil-xanthine permease family protein — MSKTEASIENIYKLEGRVPVAKAIPFGLQHILAMFVANIAPIIIVAAACGLDAGESAGLIQSAMIIAGIGTLIQLFPVWKIGSGLPIVMGISFTFVSVMCYIGPTYGYNAVVGAVLVGGIIEGVLGLFAKYWTKLITPVVAASVVTAIGFSLLSVGAASFGGGSGSENFGSVENWILGVVTLLCCLLFHIFAKGYFKQLSVLFGLVVGYIVAICMHMVDFSAISGTSVIALPKLLPAKPEFNVNAIVSVTLIFLVSATETIGDTSALAVSGLGRDATTKETSGSIACDGFVSALSSVFGCLPITSFSQNVGLVAMTKVVNRFAIATGAVIMILAGIFPIFGAVLATLPDAVLGGCTIMMFGTIVVSGIQMLGRCGYTQRNITITALSLSIGLGFTQVPEIFAIFPRIVQTVFAENCVAVVFIVAIILNLVLPKNMDAHTPDAESETIAEE; from the coding sequence ATGAGTAAGACAGAAGCTTCGATTGAAAATATTTATAAACTAGAGGGAAGAGTGCCGGTTGCCAAGGCAATTCCCTTTGGATTACAGCATATTTTGGCAATGTTCGTAGCAAATATTGCACCGATTATCATTGTGGCTGCAGCGTGTGGGTTAGATGCTGGCGAGAGTGCCGGATTGATTCAGAGCGCAATGATTATTGCAGGTATCGGTACACTAATCCAGTTATTCCCGGTATGGAAGATTGGATCAGGGCTGCCGATTGTTATGGGTATCAGCTTTACGTTCGTATCCGTAATGTGCTACATAGGACCAACTTATGGCTATAATGCGGTTGTTGGCGCAGTTCTGGTTGGCGGTATCATCGAAGGTGTGCTTGGACTTTTCGCAAAATACTGGACGAAACTGATCACACCGGTTGTTGCAGCCAGTGTCGTTACAGCGATTGGGTTTTCACTTCTTTCGGTTGGAGCCGCTTCGTTTGGCGGTGGCAGTGGAAGTGAAAATTTCGGATCTGTGGAGAACTGGATCTTAGGAGTTGTAACTCTTTTATGTTGTCTGTTATTCCATATCTTTGCAAAAGGATATTTCAAGCAGCTTTCCGTGTTATTTGGATTAGTTGTCGGTTATATTGTGGCAATTTGTATGCATATGGTAGATTTTTCAGCGATTTCCGGGACATCTGTGATTGCATTGCCGAAGCTTCTGCCAGCAAAGCCGGAATTTAATGTCAATGCAATCGTATCTGTGACATTAATCTTCCTTGTCTCTGCGACAGAGACGATCGGAGATACATCAGCACTTGCAGTATCCGGACTTGGCAGAGATGCAACGACAAAGGAGACTTCCGGTTCGATTGCCTGTGACGGTTTTGTCAGTGCATTATCGTCTGTATTTGGCTGTCTGCCGATTACTTCGTTCAGCCAAAATGTCGGTTTGGTTGCCATGACAAAGGTTGTAAACCGTTTCGCAATTGCAACCGGTGCGGTTATTATGATCTTAGCGGGTATTTTCCCGATTTTCGGAGCTGTGCTTGCAACACTTCCGGATGCAGTACTTGGAGGATGTACGATTATGATGTTCGGTACGATAGTCGTAAGCGGTATCCAGATGCTTGGCAGATGTGGCTATACGCAGAGAAATATCACAATCACTGCACTTTCATTGAGTATCGGTCTTGGGTTTACGCAGGTGCCGGAGATTTTCGCAATCTTCCCACGTATCGTCCAGACGGTATTTGCTGAAAATTGTGTGGCTGTTGTATTTATCGTAGCGATTATCTTGAATCTTGTACTTCCAAAGAATATGGATGCGCATACTCCAGATGCAGAATCAGAAACAATTGCTGAAGAATAA
- a CDS encoding xanthine phosphoribosyltransferase, whose translation MNFLEERILKDGIVKEGNVLKVDSFLNHQMDVRLFDQIGEEFKRRFAEEKINKILTIEASGIGIACIVARHFDVPVIFAKKSKSINIEGDVYVAEVESFTHKCKNQVIVSKKFLHPEDKVLIIDDFLANGCALQGLISIVKSAGAEVSGIGIAIEKGFQPGGQVIRNLGFHLESLAIVDSMDYTTGEIKFRENA comes from the coding sequence TTGAATTTTCTAGAGGAACGTATCTTAAAAGATGGAATAGTAAAAGAAGGAAATGTATTGAAGGTCGACAGCTTTCTGAATCACCAGATGGATGTCCGCCTGTTCGATCAGATCGGTGAGGAGTTCAAGCGCCGGTTTGCAGAGGAGAAGATCAATAAGATCCTGACGATCGAAGCATCCGGCATCGGTATCGCCTGTATCGTTGCAAGACATTTTGATGTACCGGTGATCTTCGCGAAGAAGTCGAAAAGCATCAACATTGAAGGTGATGTGTATGTGGCAGAGGTAGAATCATTCACGCACAAGTGTAAGAATCAGGTTATCGTATCGAAGAAATTCTTACATCCAGAAGATAAAGTACTGATTATCGATGATTTCCTTGCGAACGGTTGTGCTCTGCAGGGACTTATCTCTATCGTGAAATCCGCCGGTGCGGAAGTATCCGGTATCGGTATCGCAATCGAAAAGGGCTTCCAACCGGGCGGACAGGTAATCCGGAATCTCGGATTCCATCTGGAGTCCCTTGCAATCGTAGACAGTATGGATTATACAACAGGCGAAATCAAATTCAGGGAGAATGCATAA
- the secG gene encoding preprotein translocase subunit SecG, with amino-acid sequence MKTALIIVFLVISVILAVIVMMQEGKGGLSGAISGGGADTYWSKNKGKSKESVLKKITVVLGILYFALALFLSSKFI; translated from the coding sequence GTGAAGACAGCGTTGATTATAGTATTTTTGGTTATATCGGTTATTTTGGCAGTTATTGTTATGATGCAGGAGGGAAAAGGCGGTTTATCCGGTGCGATTAGCGGCGGTGGCGCAGATACCTACTGGAGCAAGAACAAAGGAAAATCCAAAGAGTCTGTATTGAAAAAGATTACAGTCGTACTTGGTATTCTGTATTTTGCACTTGCTTTGTTCCTGTCATCAAAATTCATTTAG
- the rnr gene encoding ribonuclease R, translating to MGEKRERIKQKLYDFICDEQYKPMRLKDIRFLLQVGDEDKKRVEEALSELVEEGKITVTPKGKYKKLEDKFLVGDFIGNKKGYGFVRVEGYKDDFFIPAKFSMGAFHGDRVMIAPDSYTKQGKSTEAKVVQILKRALTTIVGTYDKQQNFGFVIPDNQKISDDIFVAKKDSMGAMTGHKVVCRITNYGENHKSPEGEIIEILGHVNDPGTDILSVVRAYDIPVEYPDKVMDSLKDIPDEVDEADFVGRTDFRALPTVTIDGEDAKDLDDAITLSSADGIYTLGVHIADVSHYVKEKSPLDKEALKRGTSCYLVDSVIPMLPHKLSNGICSLNAGTDRLTLSCVMKFDKKGKLLDHTICEGILHVDERMTYTNVEKILERSDEKVLKRYEPLIPMFDLMLELSQILRENRRKRGSIDFDVAETKIIVDENHKPIEIKPYDRNPATKIIEDFMLAANETIAEDYFWQELPFEYRVHEHPDEEKIDILAAFINNFGLFIKASRDETHPKELQKILDQIEGKPYEALISKMMLRSMKQARYSTECTGHFGLSCKYYCHFTSPIRRYPDLQIHRIIKENLHGELSEKRIEHYRHILPTVANDNSAKERRAEEAERDVIKLKEIEYMSEHIGEEFDGVISGVTSNYIFVELDNTVEGAVSVAYMYDDFYYFREQDYAMVGEKTKKKYQLGDKVRIKVLKCDKIKKTIDFSLIDGNIEGVEKSGETTRDEADSQ from the coding sequence ATGGGAGAAAAAAGAGAACGAATCAAACAGAAGTTATATGATTTTATTTGTGATGAACAATACAAACCGATGCGGTTAAAAGATATCCGTTTTCTGCTTCAGGTTGGGGATGAGGATAAGAAACGCGTCGAAGAAGCTTTGAGCGAACTTGTGGAAGAGGGAAAAATTACAGTCACTCCAAAGGGAAAATATAAGAAGTTAGAGGACAAATTCTTAGTCGGTGATTTTATCGGCAACAAGAAAGGGTATGGTTTTGTACGCGTAGAGGGGTACAAAGACGATTTCTTCATTCCGGCGAAATTCTCTATGGGGGCATTTCATGGAGACCGTGTTATGATTGCTCCGGATTCCTATACAAAACAGGGGAAGAGCACGGAAGCGAAAGTAGTTCAGATCTTAAAGCGCGCTCTTACGACAATTGTCGGAACATATGACAAACAGCAGAATTTCGGCTTTGTAATTCCGGATAATCAGAAGATTTCAGATGATATCTTTGTTGCAAAGAAAGATTCCATGGGTGCCATGACCGGACATAAGGTCGTCTGCCGAATCACAAATTATGGAGAGAATCACAAGTCTCCGGAAGGTGAGATTATCGAGATCTTAGGGCATGTGAATGATCCTGGAACAGACATACTTTCGGTTGTTCGAGCATATGATATTCCTGTGGAGTATCCGGACAAGGTCATGGATTCCCTGAAGGATATTCCGGATGAAGTGGACGAAGCAGATTTTGTTGGACGAACAGATTTCCGCGCACTGCCAACAGTAACGATTGATGGCGAGGATGCGAAGGACTTAGACGATGCAATTACGTTATCATCTGCGGATGGCATTTATACATTGGGTGTTCATATTGCGGATGTATCACATTATGTAAAGGAGAAATCTCCACTTGACAAAGAAGCCTTAAAGCGTGGTACAAGCTGTTATCTTGTGGATAGTGTTATCCCAATGCTTCCGCATAAATTATCCAATGGTATCTGTTCATTGAATGCAGGTACTGATCGTCTGACACTTAGCTGTGTGATGAAGTTCGATAAGAAGGGCAAACTGTTAGACCATACAATCTGTGAAGGTATTCTGCATGTTGATGAGCGAATGACCTATACGAATGTTGAGAAGATCTTAGAGCGGAGTGATGAGAAAGTATTGAAGAGGTATGAGCCACTCATTCCAATGTTTGATTTGATGCTTGAGTTGTCTCAGATTCTCCGTGAGAACCGCCGGAAACGTGGTTCGATTGATTTTGATGTTGCTGAAACAAAAATCATTGTGGATGAAAACCACAAACCGATTGAAATCAAGCCATATGATCGAAATCCCGCAACCAAGATTATTGAAGATTTCATGTTGGCTGCGAATGAGACGATTGCAGAAGATTATTTCTGGCAGGAACTTCCGTTTGAATACCGTGTACATGAACATCCGGACGAAGAAAAGATTGATATTTTAGCTGCATTTATCAATAATTTTGGCTTGTTTATCAAAGCATCCAGAGACGAAACACATCCAAAAGAACTGCAAAAGATTCTGGATCAGATAGAAGGAAAGCCATATGAAGCTTTGATTAGTAAAATGATGCTTCGTTCTATGAAACAGGCTCGTTATTCAACGGAATGTACTGGACATTTTGGCCTTTCCTGCAAGTACTACTGCCATTTTACTTCACCAATCCGGCGGTATCCGGATCTGCAGATACACCGGATCATCAAAGAAAATCTGCATGGAGAACTTTCAGAGAAGCGGATTGAACATTATCGTCATATCCTGCCGACAGTTGCAAATGACAATTCTGCAAAGGAGCGTCGGGCGGAGGAAGCAGAACGGGATGTAATCAAACTCAAAGAAATCGAGTATATGTCCGAACATATTGGAGAAGAATTCGACGGAGTGATTTCAGGCGTTACATCAAACTATATCTTTGTAGAACTGGATAATACGGTAGAAGGCGCAGTATCGGTGGCCTATATGTATGATGATTTTTATTATTTCCGGGAGCAGGATTATGCTATGGTCGGAGAAAAGACAAAAAAGAAATATCAATTGGGTGACAAAGTACGTATCAAAGTGTTAAAATGTGATAAAATTAAGAAAACCATTGATTTTTCACTAATTGATGGTAATATAGAAGGAGTTGAAAAAAGTGGCGAAACAACGAGGGACGAAGCTGATAGCCAATAA